In Kogia breviceps isolate mKogBre1 chromosome 19, mKogBre1 haplotype 1, whole genome shotgun sequence, a single genomic region encodes these proteins:
- the CHRNE gene encoding acetylcholine receptor subunit epsilon isoform X4, with protein sequence MAGTLLSALLLLQLLGGGAGKNEELRLYHHLFDNYDPGRRPVQKPEDTVTITLKVTLTNLISLLVSIVLIFPPQNEKEETLTTSVWIGIDWHDYRLNYSKGDFGGLEILRVPSELVWLPEIVLENNSQTYNAEEVELVFAVDDDGVTISNIDIDTEAYTENGEWAIDFCPGVIRRHDRGSNDGPGDTEVIYTLIIRRKPLFYVINIIVPCVLISGLVLLAYFLPAQAGGQKCTVSINVLLAQTVFLFLIAQKIPETSLSVPLLGRYLIFVMVVATLIVMNCVIVLNVSCRTPTTHAMSPRLRHVLLELLPQLLGSGAPHEVPRAASSPRRASSLGLLLRAEELILKKPRSELIFEGQRYRHGSWTAALCQSLGAAGPEIRCCVDAVNFVAESTRDQEATGEEVSDWVRMGKALDNICFWAALVLFLVGSSLIFLGAYFNQVPELPYPPCMQA encoded by the exons ATGGCGGGGACTCTGCTCAGCGCCCTGCTGCTCTTGCAGCTCCTCG GCGGAGGCGCAGGGAAGAATGAGGAGCTGCGTCTCTACCACCACCTCTTCGACAACTATGACCCAGGACGCCGGCCAGTGCAGAAGCCTGAGGACACTGTCACCATCACCCTCAAAGTCACCCTGACCAACCTCATCTCGCTG CTGGTCTCCATCGTCCTGATCTTCCCACCGCAGAATGAGAAAGAGGAGACCCTCACCACCAGCGTCTGGATTGGAATC GACTGGCATGATTACCGACTCAACTACAGCAAGGGCGATTTTGGGGGCCTAGAAATCCTGCGGGTCCCTTCAGAACTCGTATGGCTGCCAGAGATTGTGCTGGAAAACAA CTCGCAGACGTACAATGCAGAAGAAGTGGAGCTCGTCTTTGCTGTGGACGACGATGGCGTCACCATCAGCAACATAGATATCGACACTGAGGCCTATACTG AGAACGGTGAGTGGGCCATCGACTTCTGCCCCGGGGTGATCCGCCGCCACGACCGTGGCTCTAATGATGGTCCAGGGGACACTGAAGTCATCTACACGCTCATCATTCGCCGGAAGCCGCTCTTCTACGTTATCAACATCATCGTGCCTTGCGTGCTCATCTCGGGCCTAGTGCTGCTCGCCTATTTCCTGCCGGCACAGG CTGGCGGCCAGAAATGCACCGTCTCCATCAACGTCCTGCTCGCCCAGACCGTCTTCTTGTTCCTAATTGCCCAGAAAATCCCAGAGACATCTCTGAGCGTGCCGCTGCTAGGCAG GTACCTCATTTTCGTCATGGTGGTTGCCACGCTCATTGTCATGAATTGCGTCATCGTGCTCAACGTGTCTTGTCGGACGCCCACCACTCACGCCATGTCCCCGCGGCTGCGCCAC GTCTTACTGGAGCTGCTGCCCCAACTCCTGGGCTCGGGCGCACCCCACGAGGTCCCCCGGGCCGCCTCGTCCCCAAGGCGGGCGTCGTCCTTGGGCCTACTTCTCCGCGCAGAGGAGCTGATACTGAAAAAGCCGCGGAGCGAGCTTATATTTGAGGGGCAGAGGTACCGGCACGGGAGCTGGACTG CTGCCCTCTGCCAGAGCCTGGGCGCCGCCGGCCCCGAGATCCGCTGCTGTGTGGATGCCGTGAACTTCGTGGCCGAGAGCACGCGAGACCAGGAGGCCACCGGCGAG gagGTGTCAGACTGGGTGCGCATGGGGAAGGCCCTTGACAATATCTGCTTCTGGGCCGCTCTGGTGCTCTTCCTTGTCGGCTCCAGCCTCATCTTCCTCGGGGCCTACTTCAACCAAGTGCCCGAACTGCCCTACCCGCCCTGTATGCAGGCGTGA
- the CHRNE gene encoding acetylcholine receptor subunit epsilon isoform X2, with protein MAGTLLSALLLLQLLGGGAGKNEELRLYHHLFDNYDPGRRPVQKPEDTVTITLKVTLTNLISLNEKEETLTTSVWIGIDWHDYRLNYSKGDFGGLEILRVPSELVWLPEIVLENNIDGQFGVAYEANVLVSEGGYVSWLPPAIYRSICAMEVTYFPFDWQNCSLVFRSQTYNAEEVELVFAVDDDGVTISNIDIDTEAYTENGEWAIDFCPGVIRRHDRGSNDGPGDTEVIYTLIIRRKPLFYVINIIVPCVLISGLVLLAYFLPAQAGGQKCTVSINVLLAQTVFLFLIAQKIPETSLSVPLLGRYLIFVMVVATLIVMNCVIVLNVSCRTPTTHAMSPRLRHVLLELLPQLLGSGAPHEVPRAASSPRRASSLGLLLRAEELILKKPRSELIFEGQRYRHGSWTAALCQSLGAAGPEIRCCVDAVNFVAESTRDQEATGEEVSDWVRMGKALDNICFWAALVLFLVGSSLIFLGAYFNQVPELPYPPCMQA; from the exons ATGGCGGGGACTCTGCTCAGCGCCCTGCTGCTCTTGCAGCTCCTCG GCGGAGGCGCAGGGAAGAATGAGGAGCTGCGTCTCTACCACCACCTCTTCGACAACTATGACCCAGGACGCCGGCCAGTGCAGAAGCCTGAGGACACTGTCACCATCACCCTCAAAGTCACCCTGACCAACCTCATCTCGCTG AATGAGAAAGAGGAGACCCTCACCACCAGCGTCTGGATTGGAATC GACTGGCATGATTACCGACTCAACTACAGCAAGGGCGATTTTGGGGGCCTAGAAATCCTGCGGGTCCCTTCAGAACTCGTATGGCTGCCAGAGATTGTGCTGGAAAACAA TATCGACGGCCAGTTCGGTGTGGCCTATGAAGCCAACGTGCTGGTCTCGGAGGGCGGCTACGTGAGCTGGCTGCCCCCGGCCATCTACCGCAGTATCTGCGCCATGGAGGTCACCTACTTCCCTTTCGACTGGCAGAACTGCTCGCTTGTTTTCCG CTCGCAGACGTACAATGCAGAAGAAGTGGAGCTCGTCTTTGCTGTGGACGACGATGGCGTCACCATCAGCAACATAGATATCGACACTGAGGCCTATACTG AGAACGGTGAGTGGGCCATCGACTTCTGCCCCGGGGTGATCCGCCGCCACGACCGTGGCTCTAATGATGGTCCAGGGGACACTGAAGTCATCTACACGCTCATCATTCGCCGGAAGCCGCTCTTCTACGTTATCAACATCATCGTGCCTTGCGTGCTCATCTCGGGCCTAGTGCTGCTCGCCTATTTCCTGCCGGCACAGG CTGGCGGCCAGAAATGCACCGTCTCCATCAACGTCCTGCTCGCCCAGACCGTCTTCTTGTTCCTAATTGCCCAGAAAATCCCAGAGACATCTCTGAGCGTGCCGCTGCTAGGCAG GTACCTCATTTTCGTCATGGTGGTTGCCACGCTCATTGTCATGAATTGCGTCATCGTGCTCAACGTGTCTTGTCGGACGCCCACCACTCACGCCATGTCCCCGCGGCTGCGCCAC GTCTTACTGGAGCTGCTGCCCCAACTCCTGGGCTCGGGCGCACCCCACGAGGTCCCCCGGGCCGCCTCGTCCCCAAGGCGGGCGTCGTCCTTGGGCCTACTTCTCCGCGCAGAGGAGCTGATACTGAAAAAGCCGCGGAGCGAGCTTATATTTGAGGGGCAGAGGTACCGGCACGGGAGCTGGACTG CTGCCCTCTGCCAGAGCCTGGGCGCCGCCGGCCCCGAGATCCGCTGCTGTGTGGATGCCGTGAACTTCGTGGCCGAGAGCACGCGAGACCAGGAGGCCACCGGCGAG gagGTGTCAGACTGGGTGCGCATGGGGAAGGCCCTTGACAATATCTGCTTCTGGGCCGCTCTGGTGCTCTTCCTTGTCGGCTCCAGCCTCATCTTCCTCGGGGCCTACTTCAACCAAGTGCCCGAACTGCCCTACCCGCCCTGTATGCAGGCGTGA
- the CHRNE gene encoding acetylcholine receptor subunit epsilon isoform X1 — MAGTLLSALLLLQLLGGGAGKNEELRLYHHLFDNYDPGRRPVQKPEDTVTITLKVTLTNLISLLVSIVLIFPPQNEKEETLTTSVWIGIDWHDYRLNYSKGDFGGLEILRVPSELVWLPEIVLENNIDGQFGVAYEANVLVSEGGYVSWLPPAIYRSICAMEVTYFPFDWQNCSLVFRSQTYNAEEVELVFAVDDDGVTISNIDIDTEAYTENGEWAIDFCPGVIRRHDRGSNDGPGDTEVIYTLIIRRKPLFYVINIIVPCVLISGLVLLAYFLPAQAGGQKCTVSINVLLAQTVFLFLIAQKIPETSLSVPLLGRYLIFVMVVATLIVMNCVIVLNVSCRTPTTHAMSPRLRHVLLELLPQLLGSGAPHEVPRAASSPRRASSLGLLLRAEELILKKPRSELIFEGQRYRHGSWTAALCQSLGAAGPEIRCCVDAVNFVAESTRDQEATGEEVSDWVRMGKALDNICFWAALVLFLVGSSLIFLGAYFNQVPELPYPPCMQA; from the exons ATGGCGGGGACTCTGCTCAGCGCCCTGCTGCTCTTGCAGCTCCTCG GCGGAGGCGCAGGGAAGAATGAGGAGCTGCGTCTCTACCACCACCTCTTCGACAACTATGACCCAGGACGCCGGCCAGTGCAGAAGCCTGAGGACACTGTCACCATCACCCTCAAAGTCACCCTGACCAACCTCATCTCGCTG CTGGTCTCCATCGTCCTGATCTTCCCACCGCAGAATGAGAAAGAGGAGACCCTCACCACCAGCGTCTGGATTGGAATC GACTGGCATGATTACCGACTCAACTACAGCAAGGGCGATTTTGGGGGCCTAGAAATCCTGCGGGTCCCTTCAGAACTCGTATGGCTGCCAGAGATTGTGCTGGAAAACAA TATCGACGGCCAGTTCGGTGTGGCCTATGAAGCCAACGTGCTGGTCTCGGAGGGCGGCTACGTGAGCTGGCTGCCCCCGGCCATCTACCGCAGTATCTGCGCCATGGAGGTCACCTACTTCCCTTTCGACTGGCAGAACTGCTCGCTTGTTTTCCG CTCGCAGACGTACAATGCAGAAGAAGTGGAGCTCGTCTTTGCTGTGGACGACGATGGCGTCACCATCAGCAACATAGATATCGACACTGAGGCCTATACTG AGAACGGTGAGTGGGCCATCGACTTCTGCCCCGGGGTGATCCGCCGCCACGACCGTGGCTCTAATGATGGTCCAGGGGACACTGAAGTCATCTACACGCTCATCATTCGCCGGAAGCCGCTCTTCTACGTTATCAACATCATCGTGCCTTGCGTGCTCATCTCGGGCCTAGTGCTGCTCGCCTATTTCCTGCCGGCACAGG CTGGCGGCCAGAAATGCACCGTCTCCATCAACGTCCTGCTCGCCCAGACCGTCTTCTTGTTCCTAATTGCCCAGAAAATCCCAGAGACATCTCTGAGCGTGCCGCTGCTAGGCAG GTACCTCATTTTCGTCATGGTGGTTGCCACGCTCATTGTCATGAATTGCGTCATCGTGCTCAACGTGTCTTGTCGGACGCCCACCACTCACGCCATGTCCCCGCGGCTGCGCCAC GTCTTACTGGAGCTGCTGCCCCAACTCCTGGGCTCGGGCGCACCCCACGAGGTCCCCCGGGCCGCCTCGTCCCCAAGGCGGGCGTCGTCCTTGGGCCTACTTCTCCGCGCAGAGGAGCTGATACTGAAAAAGCCGCGGAGCGAGCTTATATTTGAGGGGCAGAGGTACCGGCACGGGAGCTGGACTG CTGCCCTCTGCCAGAGCCTGGGCGCCGCCGGCCCCGAGATCCGCTGCTGTGTGGATGCCGTGAACTTCGTGGCCGAGAGCACGCGAGACCAGGAGGCCACCGGCGAG gagGTGTCAGACTGGGTGCGCATGGGGAAGGCCCTTGACAATATCTGCTTCTGGGCCGCTCTGGTGCTCTTCCTTGTCGGCTCCAGCCTCATCTTCCTCGGGGCCTACTTCAACCAAGTGCCCGAACTGCCCTACCCGCCCTGTATGCAGGCGTGA
- the CHRNE gene encoding acetylcholine receptor subunit epsilon isoform X3, whose product MAGTLLSALLLLQLLGGGAGKNEELRLYHHLFDNYDPGRRPVQKPEDTVTITLKVTLTNLISLLVSIVLIFPPQNEKEETLTTSVWIGIDWHDYRLNYSKGDFGGLEILRVPSELVWLPEIVLENNIDGQFGVAYEANVLVSEGGYVSWLPPAIYRSICAMEVTYFPFDWQNCSLVFRSQTYNAEEVELVFAVDDDGVTISNIDIDTEAYTENGEWAIDFCPGVIRRHDRGSNDGPGDTEVIYTLIIRRKPLFYVINIIVPCVLISGLVLLAYFLPAQAGGQKCTVSINVLLAQTVFLFLIAQKIPETSLSVPLLGRYLIFVMVVATLIVMNCVIVLNVSCRTPTTHAMSPRLRHVLLELLPQLLGSGAPHEVPRAASSPRRASSLGLLLRAEELILKKPRSELIFEGQSCPLPEPGRRRPRDPLLCGCRELRGREHARPGGHRRGGVRLGAHGEGP is encoded by the exons ATGGCGGGGACTCTGCTCAGCGCCCTGCTGCTCTTGCAGCTCCTCG GCGGAGGCGCAGGGAAGAATGAGGAGCTGCGTCTCTACCACCACCTCTTCGACAACTATGACCCAGGACGCCGGCCAGTGCAGAAGCCTGAGGACACTGTCACCATCACCCTCAAAGTCACCCTGACCAACCTCATCTCGCTG CTGGTCTCCATCGTCCTGATCTTCCCACCGCAGAATGAGAAAGAGGAGACCCTCACCACCAGCGTCTGGATTGGAATC GACTGGCATGATTACCGACTCAACTACAGCAAGGGCGATTTTGGGGGCCTAGAAATCCTGCGGGTCCCTTCAGAACTCGTATGGCTGCCAGAGATTGTGCTGGAAAACAA TATCGACGGCCAGTTCGGTGTGGCCTATGAAGCCAACGTGCTGGTCTCGGAGGGCGGCTACGTGAGCTGGCTGCCCCCGGCCATCTACCGCAGTATCTGCGCCATGGAGGTCACCTACTTCCCTTTCGACTGGCAGAACTGCTCGCTTGTTTTCCG CTCGCAGACGTACAATGCAGAAGAAGTGGAGCTCGTCTTTGCTGTGGACGACGATGGCGTCACCATCAGCAACATAGATATCGACACTGAGGCCTATACTG AGAACGGTGAGTGGGCCATCGACTTCTGCCCCGGGGTGATCCGCCGCCACGACCGTGGCTCTAATGATGGTCCAGGGGACACTGAAGTCATCTACACGCTCATCATTCGCCGGAAGCCGCTCTTCTACGTTATCAACATCATCGTGCCTTGCGTGCTCATCTCGGGCCTAGTGCTGCTCGCCTATTTCCTGCCGGCACAGG CTGGCGGCCAGAAATGCACCGTCTCCATCAACGTCCTGCTCGCCCAGACCGTCTTCTTGTTCCTAATTGCCCAGAAAATCCCAGAGACATCTCTGAGCGTGCCGCTGCTAGGCAG GTACCTCATTTTCGTCATGGTGGTTGCCACGCTCATTGTCATGAATTGCGTCATCGTGCTCAACGTGTCTTGTCGGACGCCCACCACTCACGCCATGTCCCCGCGGCTGCGCCAC GTCTTACTGGAGCTGCTGCCCCAACTCCTGGGCTCGGGCGCACCCCACGAGGTCCCCCGGGCCGCCTCGTCCCCAAGGCGGGCGTCGTCCTTGGGCCTACTTCTCCGCGCAGAGGAGCTGATACTGAAAAAGCCGCGGAGCGAGCTTATATTTGAGGGGCAGAG CTGCCCTCTGCCAGAGCCTGGGCGCCGCCGGCCCCGAGATCCGCTGCTGTGTGGATGCCGTGAACTTCGTGGCCGAGAGCACGCGAGACCAGGAGGCCACCGGCGAG gagGTGTCAGACTGGGTGCGCATGGGGAAGGCCCTTGA
- the C19H17orf107 gene encoding LOW QUALITY PROTEIN: uncharacterized protein C17orf107 homolog (The sequence of the model RefSeq protein was modified relative to this genomic sequence to represent the inferred CDS: inserted 2 bases in 1 codon; substituted 1 base at 1 genomic stop codon) codes for MKGTPSSLEALLWVYHFHCSTEVALQPPLLSSLELVATAPEYLEQRFREPKSLEPREPEKPPXPAPKPTLGLVLREAAASVVNFGATLLEISALWVQQEVWRLDGGPGPAPDAGDPGGALARVAQAAGQGARPARSAAGASARLLLQGARLCLCARGLQGSASFLQQXRRQLGLGTPGEPVSSG; via the exons ATGAAGGGGACCCCCAGCTCCCTGGAAGCCCTGCTGTGGGTCTACCACTTCCACTGCTCCACGGAG GTGGCCCTCCAGCCCCCGCTTCTATCTTCCCTGGAACTTGTGGCCACAGCCCCTGAATATCTGGAGCAGCGGTTCAGAGAGCCAAAGTCCCTGGAGCCGCGAGAGCCAGAGAAGCCACC GCCCGCCCCGAAGCCCACCCTGGGGCTGGTGCTAAGAGAAGCCGCAGCCAGCGTAGTGAACTTCGGGGCCACCTTGTTAGAG ATCTCAGCCCTGTGGGTGCAGCAGGAGGTGTGGCGACTAGAcggcggcccgggcccggcccCAGACGCCGGGGATCCGGGTGGAGCCCTGGCCCGGGTAGCCCAGGCCGCGGGGCAGGGGGCTCGGCCAGCGCGGTCTGCGGCAGGCGCGAGCGCCCGGCTTCTGCTCCAGGGGGCGCGGCTATGCCTGTGTGCACGAGGTCTGCAGGGATCCGCCTCATTCCTGCAACAGTAGCGACGCCAGCTGGGCCTCGGCACCCCCGGGGAACCGGTGAGTTCAGGatga